The Streptomyces sp. NBC_01275 genome has a segment encoding these proteins:
- a CDS encoding NUDIX domain-containing protein, which yields MTTRLIAAVLVTDPDNGRLLILRRSSHLDFAPGEWDVPSGKGEPREPITATAVRELKEETGVVVAETDLRLVHVVHGCWGAEAPGMFMALVFHTDQWSGTPRNTEPHKHDTIAWVPPDDLPQPFTHTTLVAVKRYLDGGPILSLDGWQRADDGQSGQLPRGRRPKL from the coding sequence ATGACGACGCGGCTCATCGCTGCTGTTCTCGTCACGGATCCTGACAACGGCAGACTCCTCATCCTGCGGCGGAGCAGCCACTTGGATTTCGCGCCTGGCGAATGGGACGTCCCCAGCGGGAAGGGCGAACCCCGGGAACCGATTACCGCGACTGCGGTACGAGAACTGAAGGAGGAGACGGGCGTCGTCGTCGCCGAGACGGACCTGCGCCTCGTCCACGTCGTCCATGGCTGCTGGGGAGCGGAAGCCCCAGGGATGTTCATGGCCCTGGTCTTCCACACCGACCAGTGGAGTGGTACTCCCCGCAATACGGAGCCGCACAAGCACGACACCATCGCCTGGGTGCCTCCGGACGACCTTCCGCAACCCTTTACACACACCACCCTGGTCGCGGTCAAGCGGTACTTGGACGGGGGCCCGATCCTCTCGTTGGACGGCTGGCAGAGGGCTGATGACGGTCAGTCCGGGCAGCTGCCGCGGGGCCGTCGTCCAAAGTTGTGA
- a CDS encoding DUF317 domain-containing protein encodes MTPTIDAHVRLDTHPTHPSAVTAVLTGTRAHVAHLSLEAADWTVVADNLLVLVRIDHEEPYWAKDAAKHLSADGITVEVTPRLQEAMDEEWTWANYPMPWCTRSEIREVSNQAQKIHDDIRHGQLLIHAHAHDGHTTVAVGTYLHRNGKSVYLHGEDHLRQVTDTFDSPAGALLAFEKVHGAEMRPGPAPLTDTERAAAEARAPLSLTAVKAEPARPEPETVPAYLADAGDHDALLDAFIDSHSEWEKWRTWSDETTHAIHESQTLRIERVHETPAHETAWTVAAYETPVSDRMWVLTATGATPAPMLEELLNHLAEGDGWDAAISAPVDEKMVTVAMQPLSDAGWKHTVDGRWIRWKSPTGDAGVQFDAFTAQHPSHNLATWTVWAGPGPDRPTWAVTASPHTPSSLLADLSEALAHKTGTRHPQTGTPERRTSLVTSPPVPPAVAATPAASRTR; translated from the coding sequence GTGACTCCCACCATCGACGCCCACGTTCGCCTCGACACCCACCCCACCCATCCAAGCGCCGTGACTGCCGTCCTGACCGGCACCCGGGCCCACGTTGCCCACCTGAGCCTGGAGGCAGCCGACTGGACCGTCGTCGCCGACAACCTCCTGGTCCTGGTCCGCATCGACCACGAGGAGCCCTACTGGGCCAAGGACGCAGCCAAGCACCTGTCCGCCGACGGCATCACCGTGGAGGTCACCCCTCGGCTCCAGGAGGCCATGGACGAGGAATGGACCTGGGCGAACTATCCGATGCCGTGGTGCACCCGCAGCGAAATCCGCGAGGTCTCCAATCAGGCGCAGAAGATCCACGACGACATCCGCCACGGCCAGCTCCTCATCCACGCCCACGCCCACGACGGCCACACCACCGTCGCGGTCGGCACCTACCTCCACCGCAACGGCAAGTCCGTCTACCTCCACGGCGAGGACCACCTGCGCCAGGTCACCGACACCTTCGACTCACCCGCTGGGGCCCTGCTCGCCTTCGAGAAGGTCCACGGCGCCGAGATGCGCCCCGGCCCGGCACCCCTGACCGACACCGAACGCGCCGCTGCCGAGGCCCGCGCCCCGCTCTCCCTCACCGCAGTCAAGGCCGAACCGGCCCGTCCGGAGCCGGAGACCGTCCCGGCCTACCTGGCCGATGCCGGTGACCACGACGCGCTCCTCGACGCGTTCATCGACTCCCACAGCGAATGGGAGAAGTGGCGGACTTGGTCGGACGAGACGACCCACGCCATCCACGAGTCCCAGACCCTGCGCATCGAGCGCGTCCACGAAACGCCCGCTCACGAAACAGCGTGGACCGTGGCCGCCTACGAGACACCCGTATCCGACCGCATGTGGGTCCTCACCGCGACCGGCGCCACCCCCGCCCCGATGTTGGAGGAGCTGCTGAATCACCTCGCCGAAGGCGACGGCTGGGACGCGGCCATCAGCGCCCCGGTGGACGAGAAGATGGTCACCGTGGCCATGCAGCCCCTCTCCGACGCCGGATGGAAGCACACCGTGGACGGGCGATGGATCCGCTGGAAGTCCCCCACCGGGGACGCGGGCGTCCAGTTCGACGCCTTCACCGCCCAGCACCCGAGCCACAACCTGGCCACCTGGACCGTCTGGGCCGGTCCTGGCCCTGACCGGCCCACCTGGGCCGTCACCGCGTCCCCACACACCCCGAGTTCGCTGCTGGCCGATCTCTCCGAGGCCCTCGCCCACAAAACCGGCACTCGCCACCCACAGACCGGAACCCCCGAACGCAGAACGAGCCTCGTCACCAGCCCGCCGGTCCCCCCTGCGGTCGCGGCCACCCCCGCTGCCAGCCGTACACGCTGA
- a CDS encoding DnaB-like helicase N-terminal domain-containing protein: MPHAPELDEDDLDAIAPAQPVFHVEQALLGALLLDPHRLDDVSGIAADSFSTAAHAALYAAISTLPLPDPAEHAKNTKWLDRVLATGREQARGLTASYLHTLVQVCPWSRHAPAYARMVEAEHARRRLQTAAERLVQTAHDVSLPHPVQAVLAEADALAAVVDDIAARFPPRAGVLPRTAAPSPPVAPDYTEAVEEEQMLLATATANPADIESVRWLLPDDLTLPLHAGLWQCLTALARRREPVDPVTVLWEAQQRGLLDDGSEPGDVLHLLTEPAGSVEHWSERALQRSILATADRTGRRIEAYAGDTANTPFQLVVGARRSLADIGGVRTRWQHATGTVPTPQPRPAPTTRAGPPTTTAAYTGRAARATR; encoded by the coding sequence ATGCCCCACGCCCCCGAACTCGACGAAGACGACCTCGACGCCATCGCACCGGCCCAGCCCGTGTTCCACGTCGAGCAGGCCCTCCTCGGAGCTCTCCTCCTCGACCCGCACCGCCTGGACGACGTGAGCGGCATCGCCGCCGACTCGTTCTCCACCGCCGCACACGCTGCCCTGTACGCCGCGATCAGCACCCTGCCACTGCCCGACCCTGCCGAGCACGCAAAGAACACCAAGTGGCTCGACCGCGTGCTCGCCACGGGACGCGAGCAGGCTCGCGGGCTGACCGCCTCGTACCTGCACACCCTCGTTCAGGTCTGTCCCTGGTCCCGCCACGCGCCTGCCTACGCGCGGATGGTCGAGGCCGAACATGCCCGCCGCCGTCTGCAGACGGCCGCCGAACGCCTCGTCCAGACCGCCCACGATGTCTCCCTCCCGCACCCCGTCCAGGCGGTGCTCGCCGAGGCCGACGCGCTCGCCGCGGTCGTGGACGACATCGCAGCCCGCTTCCCGCCCCGCGCAGGCGTACTGCCCCGAACCGCGGCACCATCGCCGCCCGTCGCGCCCGACTACACGGAGGCGGTCGAGGAGGAGCAGATGCTGCTCGCGACCGCCACCGCCAACCCTGCCGACATCGAGTCCGTCCGGTGGCTACTACCCGACGACCTCACCCTGCCCTTGCACGCCGGCCTGTGGCAGTGCCTGACCGCCCTGGCGCGCCGCCGCGAGCCCGTCGACCCCGTCACCGTCCTGTGGGAGGCCCAACAGCGCGGCCTGCTCGACGACGGAAGCGAACCGGGCGACGTGCTCCACCTGCTGACCGAACCGGCCGGTTCCGTGGAGCACTGGAGCGAGCGCGCACTGCAGCGCTCCATCCTGGCCACCGCCGATCGCACCGGCCGGCGCATCGAGGCGTACGCCGGCGACACGGCGAACACCCCGTTCCAGCTCGTCGTCGGCGCCCGCCGCTCCCTCGCCGACATCGGCGGCGTCCGCACTCGCTGGCAGCACGCCACCGGAACGGTCCCGACGCCGCAACCGCGACCGGCGCCCACCACCCGTGCCGGCCCGCCAACAACGACGGCCGCGTACACCGGCCGCGCCGCGCGAGCAACCCGATAG
- a CDS encoding DUF5655 domain-containing protein: MSGLKLFRTDTTNSGMTEVTPRLAEAEADVQGLVEAHMETLLGVRFLASEYRTGPVHGGRIDSLGLDENGSPVIVEYKRGVDAGVINQGLFYLAWLMDHRAEFEQLVRDRLGVTAASQVLWSGPRLICIAGDFTRYDAHAVREHRRSIDLVRYRLFGSDLLGLETVASVSGGMQVARRPRRQAVARAAADVQGASMVELANAVDEVLLGLGDGVNRVERKTYRAYQRLRNFACLCPPQRSKLLVYLKVDPQDVDLVPGFTRDVSGLGHHGTGDLEVQLRTPRDVERAQDLFRASYAAA; encoded by the coding sequence GTGTCGGGCCTGAAGCTGTTCCGCACGGACACGACGAATAGCGGAATGACCGAGGTCACGCCGCGTCTTGCTGAGGCCGAGGCAGATGTGCAAGGTCTCGTCGAGGCACACATGGAGACGTTGCTGGGTGTCCGGTTCCTGGCGAGCGAATACCGCACGGGGCCGGTTCACGGGGGCCGCATCGATTCGCTCGGTCTGGACGAGAACGGATCGCCGGTCATCGTCGAGTACAAGCGCGGCGTCGATGCCGGCGTCATCAACCAGGGCCTGTTTTACCTGGCATGGCTGATGGACCATCGCGCCGAATTCGAGCAGCTGGTCCGCGACCGGCTCGGGGTGACGGCCGCGTCCCAGGTCCTGTGGAGCGGACCGCGCCTGATCTGTATCGCCGGCGACTTCACGCGCTACGACGCGCATGCCGTTCGCGAGCACCGGCGGTCGATCGACCTGGTCCGCTACCGACTCTTCGGCAGCGACCTGCTCGGCCTTGAGACCGTGGCGTCCGTGAGCGGCGGCATGCAGGTAGCACGCCGGCCGCGCCGCCAGGCGGTTGCCCGGGCGGCGGCCGACGTCCAGGGCGCGTCGATGGTGGAGCTGGCGAACGCTGTCGACGAGGTACTGCTCGGGCTCGGGGACGGTGTGAACCGCGTCGAGCGCAAGACCTACCGGGCCTATCAGCGGCTGCGGAACTTCGCCTGCCTCTGCCCGCCGCAGCGCAGCAAGCTGCTGGTCTACCTGAAGGTCGATCCGCAGGACGTCGACCTCGTTCCGGGTTTCACCCGTGACGTGTCCGGTCTCGGTCACCACGGGACGGGTGATCTGGAGGTGCAGCTGCGTACGCCGCGAGACGTGGAGCGGGCGCAGGATCTGTTCCGGGCCAGCTACGCGGCGGCGTGA